A part of Solibacillus sp. FSL H8-0538 genomic DNA contains:
- a CDS encoding ABC transporter permease: protein MAKLLKLIQNEWMKLWAKKASWVMLALLIVIIILPTAITKYYELKNPEERTWQEIEEQNITANEELLASGDLPLENTGIIDEQIAISKYRLANDIPNDSSKSVEGTVSYGIDLIMLITLFTVIVAATIVSSEFSTGTIKMLLTRPVSRAKILTSKLLTVFLYGILLIVVNLIVSYLVGLVVYGAGSGIALSFVDGVVVEESVWGNLSYILLLSFGDFIMSTLFAFLIGSVFRSSSLAIGLTMFISFMGSMIVAFLSQYAFVKYIWLTHSNLTQYAYDNVMVEGITMPMSLTVLAIYAVIFLVISYGSFMKRDVTA, encoded by the coding sequence GTGGCCAAATTGCTGAAGCTAATACAAAATGAGTGGATGAAACTTTGGGCAAAAAAAGCGTCATGGGTAATGCTTGCTCTACTAATTGTCATCATCATTCTTCCAACAGCGATTACGAAATACTATGAGTTGAAAAATCCAGAAGAACGAACATGGCAGGAAATCGAAGAACAAAACATCACAGCGAATGAAGAACTACTTGCGAGCGGCGATCTACCTCTTGAAAATACAGGTATTATCGACGAGCAAATTGCTATCTCAAAATATCGTCTTGCGAATGACATCCCCAACGACAGTTCAAAAAGTGTGGAAGGTACAGTGTCTTACGGTATTGATTTAATTATGCTCATCACTTTGTTTACGGTCATTGTTGCAGCAACGATTGTTTCCAGTGAATTTTCAACAGGCACAATTAAAATGCTGTTAACGCGTCCTGTATCACGCGCCAAAATTTTAACATCCAAGCTACTAACGGTATTTTTATACGGGATACTGTTAATCGTTGTCAATCTAATCGTTTCATATTTAGTCGGCCTCGTCGTTTATGGAGCAGGTTCAGGGATCGCATTATCGTTTGTGGACGGGGTAGTCGTAGAGGAGAGCGTTTGGGGGAACTTAAGTTACATATTACTGTTATCATTCGGTGACTTTATTATGTCTACACTGTTTGCCTTCTTAATCGGCTCAGTCTTCCGCTCAAGTTCACTTGCAATCGGACTGACAATGTTCATCTCATTTATGGGCTCAATGATTGTCGCCTTTTTAAGCCAATACGCGTTCGTCAAATACATCTGGCTCACACATAGCAATTTAACACAATACGCATACGACAACGTAATGGTAGAAGGTATTACCATGCCAATGTCATTGACGGTCCTCGCGATATACGCGGTGATTTTCTTAGTTATTAGCTATGGGTCATTTATGAAGCGAGATGTGACGGCTTAA
- a CDS encoding STM3941 family protein — MIREFVVYESKRRLLLLTFLALVMVTGSLFVLSISFEVQDNFSNQKAFKIINLFLGLFGATDIQHVVNSSLYFGIGILGTIIFGFAMLYSTKQLFSRRKLVIVNENGFYDFSSALAIRDFIKWESVEKIELVIINGQQLISVYLLEGDTFINTLPALKRIAMRGNLKFGFGQVTITVQTAINVTGEQLNHIMNSFFEGYKFRLQSSQ; from the coding sequence TTGATAAGAGAGTTTGTAGTTTACGAAAGTAAACGTAGGTTGTTATTATTAACGTTTCTCGCACTTGTCATGGTTACAGGTAGTTTATTTGTTTTATCCATAAGTTTTGAAGTTCAAGATAATTTCTCTAATCAAAAGGCTTTTAAAATTATAAATCTATTTCTAGGATTGTTCGGTGCTACTGATATTCAACATGTAGTTAATAGCAGTTTATATTTTGGAATTGGTATATTGGGAACAATAATTTTTGGTTTTGCAATGCTTTATTCGACTAAACAATTGTTTAGTCGTAGAAAATTAGTAATCGTCAATGAAAATGGATTTTATGATTTTTCATCAGCTTTGGCGATTCGTGATTTCATTAAGTGGGAATCCGTTGAAAAAATTGAACTTGTCATTATTAATGGACAACAACTTATTTCGGTGTACTTACTTGAAGGAGATACATTTATAAATACGTTACCTGCTCTAAAAAGAATAGCCATGCGCGGAAATTTAAAATTCGGTTTTGGTCAAGTTACTATTACTGTTCAAACAGCAATAAATGTGACAGGTGAACAACTAAACCATATAATGAATTCCTTTTTTGAAGGTTATAAATTTCGTTTACAATCATCACAATAA
- a CDS encoding alpha/beta fold hydrolase, whose protein sequence is MKRKRALLSVLAVAVATPVAVSPMNTNYVEAATYAKKFTDVTESNQYYKIIHELTDLGIITGYTDGSFNPNAHISRKHVAVLLSKALPLEPIRETTSFKDVPPSHSYYKDIQKLYRAGIVDGSNGYFNPDQPLTRAQMAKILALALNLSAKGDTTFPDVTKDFWAKEYIETIYSNKITTGNNGNFKPLENVSRQHFAVFLHRALKLVAEENNINASLQGQWMGKIEIPNSTLEIIISLDGNGGTLSVPVQGIKDFPVKSVSYNGDSFEMMINLQGIPVVISGTLKGDSIEGSFVQSGVPFPITFTHYEKEPEIELTYETISIPVKGGTLKAALELPTKSPSAVAIIVAGSGPTNKDGNAGGMTSNSYKMLAESLAAQGIATIRYDKRGIGDNITLVKDVTALRIDDFASDVASIAKFAKDDVRFSSVHIIGHSEGALLATLAAQQQDVNSITLLAGAGRPIEEVLYEQLSAQLPANLLAESKTIIDSLKVGKTVEKMSPELASVFAPASQPYLISWMNYDPVAELQKVTAKKYVVQGSTDIQVSVTDAEALRKSADETIVIEGMNHILKEAPADRTANLATYSQPKLPLHEKLVTTLKQYINK, encoded by the coding sequence ATGAAACGAAAGAGAGCTCTTTTATCTGTACTTGCAGTTGCAGTTGCCACACCGGTTGCAGTATCACCAATGAATACTAATTATGTAGAGGCTGCAACATATGCTAAAAAATTTACAGATGTAACCGAATCCAATCAGTATTATAAAATCATTCACGAATTAACTGATCTTGGAATTATTACTGGCTATACTGATGGTTCATTTAATCCAAATGCACATATAAGCAGGAAGCATGTAGCGGTGCTTCTCTCAAAAGCATTGCCACTAGAACCTATACGTGAAACTACTAGCTTTAAAGATGTACCTCCATCTCATTCTTATTATAAGGATATTCAAAAGCTTTACCGTGCAGGTATAGTAGATGGTTCTAACGGCTATTTTAATCCCGACCAGCCGCTTACGCGAGCACAAATGGCGAAAATTTTAGCCCTGGCATTAAATTTATCCGCTAAAGGAGATACGACTTTCCCTGATGTTACGAAAGATTTTTGGGCTAAAGAATACATTGAGACAATTTATTCAAACAAAATAACAACCGGAAATAATGGGAACTTCAAACCATTAGAGAACGTATCACGCCAGCATTTCGCTGTATTTCTACACCGTGCACTGAAACTTGTAGCGGAGGAAAACAATATCAACGCTTCATTACAAGGCCAATGGATGGGCAAAATTGAAATTCCGAATAGCACGCTGGAAATTATCATTTCGCTAGATGGCAATGGCGGCACTCTTTCTGTTCCAGTTCAGGGTATAAAAGACTTCCCTGTCAAGTCCGTAAGTTACAATGGGGATTCTTTTGAAATGATGATTAACCTACAAGGCATTCCTGTCGTTATTTCAGGTACATTAAAAGGTGATTCAATTGAAGGAAGCTTTGTTCAAAGTGGCGTGCCATTTCCTATTACGTTCACCCACTATGAAAAAGAGCCAGAAATTGAACTTACTTATGAAACAATTAGCATTCCCGTTAAAGGTGGTACATTAAAAGCAGCCCTTGAACTTCCTACAAAGTCACCTTCTGCTGTTGCAATCATCGTTGCAGGCTCTGGCCCAACGAATAAGGACGGCAATGCAGGTGGTATGACAAGTAATAGCTATAAAATGCTTGCTGAAAGTTTAGCTGCACAGGGCATTGCTACAATCCGTTATGATAAGCGTGGAATTGGTGACAACATTACCTTAGTTAAGGATGTTACTGCATTAAGGATTGATGATTTTGCAAGTGATGTAGCAAGCATTGCAAAATTTGCGAAGGATGACGTACGCTTTAGCTCTGTTCATATTATTGGTCATAGTGAAGGTGCGCTCCTAGCAACACTTGCGGCACAACAGCAAGATGTAAACTCGATCACTTTACTAGCAGGTGCAGGAAGACCAATTGAAGAAGTATTATACGAGCAGTTAAGCGCGCAGCTACCTGCAAATTTACTAGCAGAAAGTAAAACAATAATAGATTCATTGAAAGTTGGAAAAACAGTTGAAAAGATGTCACCAGAGCTTGCTTCTGTTTTTGCCCCTGCTTCTCAGCCCTACTTAATTTCATGGATGAATTATGATCCAGTCGCAGAGTTACAAAAAGTGACTGCAAAAAAATATGTCGTACAAGGCTCCACTGATATTCAAGTTTCAGTAACAGATGCAGAAGCATTACGTAAATCAGCGGATGAAACGATTGTCATTGAGGGCATGAATCATATTTTAAAAGAGGCACCAGCAGATCGGACTGCTAATCTGGCAACGTATAGTCAGCCAAAACTTCCTTTACACGAGAAACTCGTCACAACGCTTAAGCAGTACATTAATAAATAA
- a CDS encoding MurR/RpiR family transcriptional regulator: protein MGQKNLVQHKIQAHFHQLSKGQQKVASFVLEQLDYVAMHSASEVGKRVGVSETTVIRFCFALGLTGYGQLQKELTAQLLQKNESTLGDYLHDKQSLLTQRRFHEQSISRDAKRLVEVAKQIDEQQFLIVAAAMHKAKSIYVIGQGSSGMAAQWLYFTLSLLRPHVKLVNNESSEILRTLQEIDNYSLVFVLSFHRYYKEPLAFAEAVKEQCQMVVGITDHILAPITQIVPNNFILQSENTSTLDAMPVLISFLNTLVAAMTAEDKDYYDKQRIKYDDFNGSFISNRWS from the coding sequence TTGGGGCAAAAAAATTTAGTACAGCACAAAATACAAGCGCATTTTCACCAGTTGTCAAAAGGGCAACAGAAAGTAGCTTCGTTTGTGTTGGAGCAGTTAGATTATGTAGCAATGCATAGTGCTTCTGAGGTTGGAAAACGAGTCGGAGTTAGTGAAACGACTGTTATTCGATTTTGTTTTGCACTTGGACTAACGGGTTATGGACAATTGCAAAAAGAATTGACAGCACAGCTTTTACAAAAAAATGAAAGTACACTTGGTGATTATTTACACGACAAACAATCTCTTTTGACGCAACGCCGTTTTCATGAGCAATCTATATCTCGTGATGCTAAACGATTAGTCGAAGTAGCAAAGCAAATTGATGAACAACAATTTTTAATAGTTGCTGCGGCTATGCATAAAGCAAAGAGTATTTATGTAATAGGGCAAGGGAGTTCCGGAATGGCAGCACAGTGGCTTTATTTTACGCTCAGCTTATTGAGACCCCATGTGAAGCTTGTAAATAATGAATCGAGTGAAATATTAAGAACACTGCAGGAGATTGATAATTATAGCTTAGTCTTTGTGTTGTCGTTTCACCGCTATTATAAAGAACCTCTAGCGTTTGCTGAAGCCGTGAAAGAGCAATGCCAGATGGTCGTAGGTATTACAGATCATATCCTAGCACCTATTACACAAATAGTGCCAAATAACTTCATATTACAGTCCGAAAATACATCGACACTCGATGCCATGCCAGTCTTGATTTCGTTTTTAAATACGTTAGTGGCAGCGATGACTGCTGAAGACAAAGATTATTACGACAAGCAGCGTATTAAGTATGATGATTTTAATGGCAGTTTTATATCAAATAGATGGAGTTGA
- a CDS encoding M20 peptidase aminoacylase family protein, with protein sequence MNDRSELQRKMQGIFAHLHNHPEVSWQEHDTTTYIVKLLQEVGLEPQTFDDIPGLYVDIGQGTPVVGLRTDMDALWQEVDGQFQANHSCGHDGHMTMAIGAALLLKEQKDTLPGAVRLLFQPAEEKGEGALALVEKGLVDDLSYLFGVHVRPFIELDDGKYAPALHHGAAKLFKGVIHGKEAHGARPEQGINTIEVGAAIVNGLSSLHMDPNVSSSVKMTQFQAGGESVNIIPGKATFSIDARAQTNEVLTQLEEGIKRVIRSVDLQFGAHIDLTLGANIVAAQPNDQAIRFMAQAIEDVTGKAALAPEIIIPGGEDFHYYTYKRPHIKATMLGLGCGVTPGLHHPNMTFNEERLITGAFILANTVERALQHERSELHEDTRN encoded by the coding sequence ATGAATGATCGTTCGGAATTACAACGAAAGATGCAGGGAATATTTGCACATTTACATAACCATCCCGAGGTAAGCTGGCAAGAGCATGACACAACAACTTATATCGTAAAGCTGTTACAGGAAGTAGGGCTTGAGCCACAAACATTTGATGATATACCAGGCTTATATGTTGATATCGGTCAAGGTACTCCGGTCGTTGGGCTTCGGACAGACATGGATGCTTTATGGCAAGAAGTAGACGGGCAGTTTCAGGCAAATCATTCTTGCGGACATGACGGACATATGACGATGGCGATTGGTGCAGCTTTATTGCTAAAGGAGCAAAAAGATACGTTACCAGGAGCAGTGCGATTGCTTTTCCAACCAGCTGAAGAAAAGGGGGAGGGGGCACTGGCACTAGTCGAAAAAGGACTTGTGGATGATTTATCATACTTATTCGGTGTTCACGTACGCCCTTTCATTGAACTTGATGATGGCAAGTATGCTCCAGCACTGCATCACGGTGCAGCAAAATTATTTAAAGGTGTTATTCACGGGAAAGAGGCGCACGGTGCGAGACCTGAGCAAGGGATTAACACGATTGAAGTTGGTGCAGCTATTGTAAATGGTTTGAGTAGTTTACACATGGATCCAAACGTATCGTCATCAGTCAAAATGACACAATTTCAGGCGGGTGGTGAATCAGTCAATATTATTCCAGGAAAAGCAACGTTTAGTATCGATGCTCGTGCACAAACAAATGAAGTGTTGACCCAACTCGAAGAAGGAATAAAGCGTGTCATTCGTAGTGTAGACTTGCAATTTGGAGCACATATTGACTTAACGCTCGGGGCAAATATTGTCGCCGCACAACCAAATGATCAAGCGATTCGTTTTATGGCGCAAGCGATTGAGGATGTGACAGGTAAAGCTGCTTTAGCCCCTGAGATTATTATACCGGGCGGCGAAGATTTTCATTATTACACATATAAGCGTCCCCATATTAAAGCAACAATGCTAGGGCTCGGTTGTGGGGTAACGCCGGGATTACATCACCCGAATATGACATTTAATGAAGAGCGTCTTATTACGGGGGCATTTATATTAGCAAATACCGTGGAACGGGCATTACAACATGAAAGAAGCGAACTACATGAAGATACGAGAAATTAA
- a CDS encoding GNAT family N-acetyltransferase — MKIREIKTIQELEQVQQLEWAVWGTATIPVHQTLTAVKNGGIVVGAFDQDKLIGFSYGFGGFKHGKSYLCSHMLGIDENYRSKGIGEALKYAQRDIAIEKGYTMMLWTYDPLETRNGYLNLTKLHAICDTYVENCYGEMQDGLNKGLPSDRLEVNWYLTSDYAKKKQQIELGDAKYLGNVTWNAAGLPILTALPVVDQFTEQAYIVPVPKDFQDLKTIEPDLAYDWRMKTRQLFKALFAQNYVAIRLEQDEKMNKYIFILKQQHLFEGA; from the coding sequence ATGAAGATACGAGAAATTAAAACAATTCAAGAACTTGAGCAAGTCCAACAATTAGAATGGGCTGTTTGGGGTACAGCGACGATTCCCGTGCACCAAACATTAACAGCGGTCAAAAATGGTGGCATCGTCGTTGGTGCATTCGATCAAGATAAGTTAATTGGCTTTAGCTACGGCTTTGGTGGGTTTAAACATGGTAAATCCTATTTGTGTTCACATATGTTAGGTATTGATGAAAATTATCGTTCAAAGGGTATTGGAGAAGCTTTAAAATACGCACAACGCGACATCGCGATTGAAAAAGGATATACCATGATGCTTTGGACTTATGATCCACTCGAAACACGTAATGGCTATTTAAATTTAACAAAGCTACATGCAATCTGTGATACATATGTTGAAAATTGTTACGGTGAGATGCAAGACGGGCTCAATAAAGGGTTGCCTTCTGACCGACTTGAAGTAAATTGGTACTTAACATCGGACTATGCTAAGAAGAAACAACAAATCGAACTAGGTGATGCGAAATATTTAGGAAATGTGACATGGAATGCGGCAGGACTACCGATTTTGACAGCATTGCCAGTAGTCGATCAATTCACTGAGCAAGCGTATATTGTGCCTGTTCCAAAAGACTTTCAAGATTTAAAAACGATCGAACCCGATTTAGCATATGACTGGCGTATGAAAACGCGTCAGCTATTTAAAGCATTATTTGCCCAAAACTACGTGGCAATCCGTCTTGAACAAGATGAAAAGATGAATAAATATATCTTCATTTTAAAACAACAACATTTATTTGAAGGAGCATAA
- the menC gene encoding o-succinylbenzoate synthase, with protein sequence MKINEITIRHVQMKLKDPFTTSFGTFDNKDFLLLEARDVDGTIGWGESVAFHSPWYNEETLKTNWHMLEDFLIPMVLHKEINHPDEINEMFSAIRKNNMAKSTIEGAVWDIYAQQTNQSLAQALGGKKEEIEVGISIGIQSSIEKLLTLVDGYVKEGYKRIKVKIKPGWDVEVMRTLREKFPTVAFMADANSAYRLEDIDILKQLDAFNLTMIEQPLASDDIIDHATLQKQIQTPICLDESIHSLEDARKAIELGSTRIINIKIGRVGGLTESKKIHDYCEEKGIPVWCGGMLESGIGRAHNVALTTLTNFILPGDTAGSNRYWEKDIIEPEVIVEDGYITVPQQAGIGYAVNKETIDTFTVSKKTYN encoded by the coding sequence ATGAAAATTAATGAAATTACAATTCGTCACGTACAAATGAAACTCAAAGACCCATTCACAACGAGTTTCGGAACATTCGACAATAAAGACTTCTTACTACTAGAGGCGCGTGATGTAGATGGCACAATTGGTTGGGGAGAATCCGTGGCATTCCATTCACCATGGTATAACGAAGAAACATTAAAAACGAACTGGCATATGCTCGAAGATTTTTTAATTCCAATGGTGTTACATAAAGAAATCAACCACCCCGACGAAATTAACGAAATGTTTTCAGCAATTCGCAAAAATAATATGGCGAAGTCGACAATTGAAGGTGCAGTGTGGGACATTTACGCACAGCAAACGAATCAATCACTTGCACAAGCTTTAGGTGGGAAAAAAGAGGAAATTGAAGTCGGTATTAGTATCGGAATCCAAAGCTCAATCGAAAAGCTACTTACCCTGGTAGATGGCTACGTTAAAGAAGGCTACAAACGAATCAAAGTTAAAATAAAGCCAGGCTGGGACGTAGAGGTGATGCGCACATTACGTGAAAAATTCCCAACTGTTGCATTCATGGCGGATGCTAACTCAGCGTACCGTTTAGAAGATATCGACATTTTGAAGCAACTTGATGCATTTAATTTAACAATGATTGAGCAGCCTCTAGCATCAGACGATATTATCGACCATGCCACATTACAAAAACAAATTCAAACACCGATTTGCTTGGATGAAAGTATCCATTCACTAGAAGATGCTCGAAAAGCAATTGAGTTAGGTAGTACACGCATTATCAATATTAAAATCGGGCGTGTCGGTGGCTTAACAGAATCGAAGAAGATTCATGACTATTGCGAAGAAAAGGGTATTCCAGTTTGGTGTGGAGGCATGTTAGAGTCAGGAATTGGCCGTGCACATAATGTTGCATTAACAACATTAACAAACTTTATTTTGCCAGGGGATACAGCTGGGTCAAACCGCTACTGGGAAAAAGACATAATCGAACCAGAAGTGATCGTAGAAGATGGTTACATTACTGTTCCACAACAAGCTGGTATCGGCTATGCAGTAAATAAAGAAACAATTGATACATTTACCGTATCCAAAAAAACTTATAATTAA
- a CDS encoding YkvI family membrane protein, translating to MKQSIQIGGAFVGLIVGAGFASGQEIMQYFTSFGIWGIVGAFIATIAFGFIGMTLAQLGTDLQTTSHKDVIYLIGGRYVGFILDFLITFFLFGVAVVMFAGAGSTFSQMFNVNPMIGSLIMIVATILTLMLNVKNIINIIAVVTPYLLGIIFIVLAYSIFTADLTFSEQNSIAQQQASAAPNWLLGALLYVSYNIAAGAAMLIVMGGTVKDRKVAGRGGIIGGILLGLLILLINFAMLLKIDVVGGVDMPTLQLANQIHPAVGMLMSVALLGMMYNTAVGMFYAFAVRFVAPEHKYFKPSIIGIGLAGFAASLIGFTTLVGKVYSTMGYLGFVLILAVIIAWVRKLRSSKA from the coding sequence ATGAAACAGAGTATACAAATAGGGGGTGCCTTCGTCGGCTTAATCGTCGGCGCAGGCTTTGCCTCAGGACAAGAAATCATGCAATATTTTACGAGTTTTGGTATTTGGGGAATTGTCGGAGCCTTTATCGCAACAATTGCTTTTGGGTTTATCGGCATGACGCTTGCACAGCTCGGAACAGATTTACAAACAACGTCACATAAAGATGTAATTTATTTAATCGGTGGGCGCTATGTTGGGTTTATTCTAGATTTTTTAATTACGTTTTTCCTATTCGGCGTAGCAGTTGTCATGTTTGCTGGGGCAGGTTCGACATTTAGTCAAATGTTTAATGTAAACCCGATGATTGGTAGCTTGATTATGATCGTGGCAACAATTTTAACGCTAATGTTAAACGTAAAAAACATTATTAATATTATTGCGGTTGTTACACCTTACTTACTGGGCATTATTTTTATCGTGTTAGCTTATTCGATTTTCACAGCAGATTTAACATTTTCTGAGCAAAATAGTATTGCGCAGCAACAAGCCTCCGCTGCTCCAAACTGGCTATTAGGCGCTCTACTTTATGTGTCCTATAATATTGCAGCCGGAGCGGCAATGTTAATTGTTATGGGTGGAACTGTCAAGGATCGTAAAGTAGCAGGTCGCGGTGGTATTATCGGTGGTATTTTGCTTGGTTTACTCATTTTACTAATTAACTTTGCTATGTTATTAAAAATTGATGTTGTCGGTGGAGTGGATATGCCAACGCTACAATTAGCAAACCAAATTCATCCAGCAGTTGGAATGCTTATGTCTGTCGCATTACTAGGTATGATGTACAATACAGCAGTTGGGATGTTCTATGCATTTGCAGTACGATTTGTAGCACCTGAACATAAATATTTTAAACCGAGCATTATTGGTATTGGGTTAGCTGGGTTTGCTGCTAGTTTAATCGGCTTTACAACACTTGTAGGAAAAGTTTATTCAACAATGGGGTATCTTGGTTTTGTATTAATTTTAGCAGTCATCATTGCTTGGGTTCGTAAACTTCGTAGTTCAAAAGCATAA
- a CDS encoding TlpA disulfide reductase family protein encodes MKKNLFSLTIVMILILIAVVNLTKGEETDIQVKKEIEVIANDTVEESFNEGSLLKNVAQDFILETAGGAPVRLSDYKGKKVILNFWTTWCPPCKAEMPHLQTFYEENRQDEVEILSINLTQLDHGLKTIQNFIDNYQLTFPVALDKKDIVGQMYEIMTIPTTFFIDENGVIQQKIIGPMDKESMKQAIETF; translated from the coding sequence ATGAAAAAAAATCTCTTTTCACTAACAATTGTTATGATTTTAATATTGATAGCTGTTGTTAATTTAACGAAGGGAGAGGAAACGGATATTCAAGTCAAAAAAGAAATCGAAGTAATTGCCAATGACACAGTGGAAGAATCATTTAACGAGGGTAGTCTACTCAAAAATGTAGCACAAGATTTCATATTGGAAACGGCAGGTGGTGCACCGGTGCGTTTGTCGGACTATAAAGGAAAAAAGGTCATTTTAAATTTTTGGACTACATGGTGTCCACCATGTAAAGCGGAGATGCCTCATCTGCAAACATTCTATGAAGAAAATAGACAGGATGAGGTAGAAATTTTATCGATTAATCTAACGCAACTGGATCATGGGCTAAAAACGATCCAAAATTTTATAGATAACTATCAATTAACGTTTCCCGTTGCTTTGGACAAAAAAGACATAGTCGGGCAAATGTATGAGATTATGACAATTCCCACAACATTTTTTATTGATGAAAACGGCGTTATTCAGCAAAAAATTATTGGACCCATGGATAAAGAATCTATGAAGCAAGCAATCGAAACATTCTGA
- a CDS encoding VTT domain-containing protein: MEQIDVALQNFLDEYGLYIYSLLFLIIFLKTAFVVLTFLPGDVIVFVSGALVAMGELNLFILFPLLVVATILGDCQNYYIGKIGRKLNKKSFLIPKATLERARQFINHQGHNAILFARFVPFMRTTIPFISGYTNYTFRTFLLFNTIGALFWVILWLMAGLLLGKLPIIEEHMTVSLALISCIPFLVPIVLFIRKKMRKVTS; the protein is encoded by the coding sequence ATGGAGCAGATTGACGTAGCACTGCAAAATTTTCTAGATGAATACGGATTATATATTTATAGTTTGCTATTTTTGATTATATTTTTGAAAACCGCTTTTGTCGTACTAACTTTTTTACCTGGCGATGTAATTGTTTTTGTCAGCGGTGCACTTGTTGCAATGGGTGAATTAAATCTTTTTATTCTATTCCCGTTATTAGTAGTAGCCACTATTTTAGGAGACTGTCAGAACTATTATATTGGGAAAATTGGGAGGAAGTTGAACAAGAAAAGTTTTCTTATTCCTAAAGCTACCTTAGAAAGAGCAAGACAATTCATCAATCACCAAGGACATAATGCCATATTATTTGCCCGGTTTGTTCCCTTTATGCGCACGACAATACCTTTCATCTCCGGATATACCAACTACACATTTCGCACTTTTTTATTATTCAATACAATTGGAGCTCTATTCTGGGTAATATTATGGCTTATGGCGGGGTTATTACTTGGGAAATTACCCATTATTGAAGAACATATGACCGTCTCGCTTGCACTCATTTCCTGTATCCCATTTTTAGTGCCCATCGTTTTGTTCATACGCAAAAAAATGCGAAAAGTCACGTCTTAA
- a CDS encoding alpha/beta fold hydrolase produces MLHYERIGAGEVLVLVHGFLGGNTIFSKVIERLQQHFDVIRIDLPGHGKSAMERVQYSVYDYAEAIAEVLKHEYVEKAYWLGHSMGGYITLAALEKNLAPITKVVLAYSSDASDTDEAKEKRTEQQENLRQDGVKPLVDRVIAAFFADDAREEDIQFAKEVAYAGTEDGLIAALQAMKERPDQRDFLQKISTPILLLQGSEDKIVKPIELGNSNIKKVITKTGHLGMLEDPDAFVNAVVGFLK; encoded by the coding sequence ATGTTACATTACGAAAGAATTGGCGCGGGTGAGGTATTAGTGCTTGTTCATGGTTTTCTTGGAGGCAATACCATTTTTAGCAAAGTGATTGAACGACTTCAGCAACACTTTGACGTCATTCGTATTGATTTACCTGGGCACGGGAAAAGTGCGATGGAGCGAGTGCAGTATTCGGTTTATGATTATGCCGAGGCTATAGCAGAAGTACTAAAGCATGAATATGTGGAGAAGGCATACTGGCTCGGGCATTCGATGGGCGGCTATATTACACTAGCGGCACTAGAGAAGAACTTGGCGCCAATAACAAAGGTGGTACTCGCATATTCTTCGGATGCTTCGGATACGGACGAGGCTAAGGAAAAACGCACGGAGCAGCAGGAAAATCTTCGCCAAGATGGTGTGAAACCACTCGTTGACCGCGTCATAGCAGCATTTTTTGCAGACGATGCGCGTGAAGAAGATATTCAGTTCGCCAAGGAAGTGGCTTATGCAGGAACAGAGGACGGGCTTATTGCAGCGCTACAAGCTATGAAAGAGAGGCCAGATCAGCGCGACTTTCTTCAAAAAATTAGTACGCCAATTTTATTGTTGCAGGGCAGTGAAGATAAAATTGTCAAGCCGATTGAATTAGGCAATTCAAACATTAAGAAAGTGATAACAAAAACAGGTCATCTTGGCATGCTAGAAGATCCAGATGCCTTTGTAAACGCAGTTGTAGGATTTTTAAAGTAA
- a CDS encoding MerR family transcriptional regulator: MDHYTNLGLLTVERSVSNYRYYDKEMIERIHWIEKLKKTGKSLDEIRALLQVETLVEEEIDIQEIRLQMRKLEKDVVTLMGQMDEKQIQQMKKKVSPESVALIQSLLLLVP; this comes from the coding sequence ATAGATCATTATACAAACCTAGGACTTCTAACAGTTGAACGCTCTGTCTCAAATTATCGCTATTATGATAAAGAGATGATAGAACGAATTCATTGGATTGAAAAACTAAAGAAAACAGGTAAATCATTAGATGAGATTCGGGCTTTGCTTCAAGTTGAGACGTTAGTTGAAGAAGAAATAGATATTCAAGAAATTCGTCTGCAAATGCGGAAGCTTGAAAAAGATGTAGTCACGTTAATGGGCCAGATGGATGAAAAACAAATACAACAAATGAAAAAAAAGGTGTCGCCAGAAAGTGTGGCACTGATTCAATCACTATTATTGCTTGTACCTTAG